The following coding sequences are from one Fibrobacterota bacterium window:
- a CDS encoding squalene/phytoene synthase family protein, whose product MFLIPPKAVDDPEAKWKRSMASGRIDDPQAFAAFLLEKTSRTFALNIQVLPAGLRRQVLLAYLFCRMADTLEDDADLTEGAKARLLDSFRGLFPPGPTSEGRIAAFRSLLPAEWNASDRWDRLLVWHCHWILPQLQSFPAGAVEAISRCVDEMCVGMIDFTRRQARVREARGPEDRSREGQVLIGSIEELDQYCYYVAGTVGNLLCDLFTLHSPLIGAKRSRALRALSVSFGLGLQLTNILKDVQEDRGRNVSYIPSDLLAEEGLDAAAFGAGGPASARVMARLLAKAQGHLRDALEYTCLLPRLEPRLRLFCLWPLFMAAENLVVMAEHPGGAPTEGKLKITRGQVKDIVGRTSLACWSNLWLRRMFRATMSRLDARLAPALTPDHKEAK is encoded by the coding sequence ATGTTCCTCATCCCCCCCAAAGCCGTCGACGATCCGGAAGCCAAATGGAAACGCTCCATGGCCTCCGGTCGGATTGATGATCCGCAAGCTTTCGCGGCCTTCCTCCTGGAAAAGACGTCGCGCACCTTCGCCCTCAACATCCAGGTGCTCCCCGCCGGATTGCGCCGCCAAGTACTGCTGGCCTACCTGTTCTGCCGCATGGCCGATACCCTGGAAGACGACGCGGACCTCACGGAAGGCGCGAAGGCGCGTTTGCTGGACTCCTTCCGGGGGCTTTTCCCCCCGGGCCCGACCTCCGAAGGCCGCATCGCCGCCTTCCGCTCGCTCCTGCCGGCGGAATGGAACGCGTCGGATCGTTGGGATCGGTTGCTGGTCTGGCACTGCCATTGGATCTTGCCGCAATTGCAAAGCTTTCCCGCCGGCGCGGTGGAGGCCATTTCCCGTTGCGTCGACGAAATGTGCGTGGGGATGATCGATTTCACCCGCCGCCAGGCGCGAGTCCGCGAAGCGCGAGGCCCGGAAGATCGAAGCCGGGAAGGCCAGGTTCTGATCGGAAGCATCGAGGAATTGGATCAGTACTGCTATTACGTTGCGGGAACGGTGGGCAACCTGCTTTGCGATCTTTTCACCTTGCATTCGCCGCTCATCGGCGCGAAGCGCTCTCGCGCCCTGCGCGCCCTTTCGGTCTCCTTCGGGTTGGGGCTGCAATTGACCAATATCCTGAAGGACGTCCAGGAAGATCGCGGCCGCAACGTTTCCTACATCCCTTCCGACTTGCTCGCGGAGGAAGGCCTGGATGCGGCCGCTTTCGGCGCAGGCGGCCCGGCCTCCGCGCGGGTCATGGCGCGGCTGTTGGCCAAAGCGCAAGGCCATCTGCGGGACGCGTTGGAATATACCTGCCTGCTCCCTCGGCTGGAGCCGCGCTTGCGGCTGTTTTGCCTGTGGCCCCTGTTCATGGCGGCCGAGAACCTGGTGGTGATGGCCGAGCATCCGGGTGGCGCGCCTACGGAAGGCAAGCTTAAGATCACGCGCGGGCAAGTGAAGGATATCGTCGGGCGCACCAGCCTGGCGTGCTGGTCCAACCTGTGGCTTCGCCGCATGTTCCGCGCGACCATGTCGCGCCTGGACGCTCGTTTAGCCCCCGCTCTTACCCCCGATCATAAGGAAGCCAAGTGA
- the lspA gene encoding signal peptidase II: MNASNRWTARLGLGILLIATLALDQWTKLLARVHFGLAGGEPDYFKIKHVLGEWIQFRLVYNAGAAFGMRPQQLIPGLNPTLFYALFSAVAIGFLVFLYRRVPRGDNWQKAGITLILSGAFGNLIDRMRFDKVTDFIDVGIPGYAWRWPTFNVADSCVCVGVAMLVLASRLPQGKHDETPADPATLPDSQPQS; this comes from the coding sequence GTGAACGCATCCAATCGTTGGACCGCCCGCCTGGGTTTGGGCATTCTGCTTATCGCCACCCTGGCCCTGGATCAATGGACCAAGCTCCTGGCGCGCGTCCACTTCGGCCTCGCCGGCGGTGAGCCCGATTATTTCAAGATCAAGCATGTCCTGGGGGAATGGATCCAGTTCCGCCTCGTCTACAACGCCGGCGCAGCCTTCGGGATGCGGCCCCAGCAGCTGATCCCCGGGCTCAACCCCACCCTCTTCTACGCGCTGTTCTCGGCGGTGGCCATCGGCTTCCTGGTCTTCCTTTACCGGCGGGTCCCGCGCGGGGACAATTGGCAGAAAGCGGGAATCACCTTGATCCTCTCCGGCGCCTTCGGCAACCTGATCGATCGGATGCGCTTCGACAAGGTGACCGATTTCATCGATGTGGGGATTCCCGGCTATGCCTGGCGCTGGCCCACCTTCAACGTGGCCGACAGTTGCGTTTGCGTCGGCGTGGCCATGCTGGTCCTCGCCAGCCGCCTCCCCCAAGGCAAGCACGATGAGACGCCCGCCGATCCCGCCACCCTCCCCGACTCCCAACCGCAATCCTAA
- a CDS encoding DUF3416 domain-containing protein — protein sequence MPVKPKNVKAKNASPKAAAVPAAPAKAAAKSPGVPIVAKPAAVPTAAKPAPAAAAIAKPVAPAAPSVPALKKPVPLSAAAKAALRAKSQVPDTEAIHTVIENLQPLVDGGRVPVKAIPGEIIEVTADIFRDGHEKCEASLLFRKLGAEKWIRTPMEFVDNDLWRGRFAPNEAGEWEYLIEARTLGHSSSREIPYVDTPIRSEKPARLRVDSPLVEFSAWYEMWARSQGKDGNKSATFADMTERLADIKDMGFDVLYLPPIHPIGETKRKGADNALVAQPGEPGCPYAIGNRHGGHKAVDPDLGTLAQCRAFFQTAQDMGFTLALDFALNCSPDHPYVKNHPDWFYREKDGTIKCAENPPKKYEDVYPLNFFCPDRKNLWKEIKSIVEFWMDMGVTIFRVDNPHTKPFVFWDWMIREIKAENPEIIFLAEAFTRPKIMKHLAKIGFDLSYTYFTWRTNAQELREYLEELTQSSAKNFMKPIFFPTTPDILPWHLQNATPAMFKIRFALACTLVGAYGMYNGYEICESAPVPGKEEFLHSEKYQYKAWDWDRPGNIKGFIKRLNEIRQDNRALHRLKNLRFHDSNNPSILAYSKTEGENIILCVVNLDPHNRQAATLNLDLGSMGLANENIYGVYDLLTHESYVWSGRYNYVELSPQKEVLHLLKIEKF from the coding sequence ATGCCCGTTAAGCCCAAGAACGTAAAAGCGAAGAATGCCTCCCCCAAAGCCGCTGCGGTTCCCGCGGCGCCGGCTAAGGCCGCGGCCAAGTCCCCTGGGGTTCCGATCGTGGCCAAGCCGGCCGCGGTTCCGACCGCGGCCAAACCCGCCCCCGCGGCGGCAGCGATAGCCAAGCCCGTCGCCCCCGCGGCGCCCTCCGTACCGGCCCTCAAGAAGCCCGTCCCGCTTTCGGCCGCCGCCAAGGCAGCGCTCCGGGCGAAATCGCAAGTGCCCGATACCGAAGCCATCCACACCGTGATCGAGAACCTCCAGCCCTTGGTCGATGGCGGACGCGTCCCGGTCAAGGCCATCCCCGGGGAAATCATCGAAGTCACCGCGGATATCTTCCGCGACGGCCATGAGAAATGCGAAGCCTCTCTGCTTTTCCGCAAGCTCGGAGCGGAAAAGTGGATCCGCACGCCCATGGAATTCGTGGATAATGATCTCTGGCGCGGCCGCTTCGCCCCCAACGAAGCCGGCGAATGGGAATACCTCATCGAAGCCCGCACCCTCGGGCATTCGAGCTCCCGCGAGATCCCGTACGTGGATACGCCTATCCGATCCGAAAAGCCGGCGCGGCTTAGGGTGGATTCCCCCTTGGTGGAGTTCAGCGCCTGGTACGAAATGTGGGCCCGCTCCCAGGGCAAGGACGGGAACAAGAGCGCCACCTTCGCGGACATGACCGAAAGGCTCGCCGACATCAAGGACATGGGCTTCGACGTGCTTTACCTGCCGCCCATCCATCCCATCGGGGAGACCAAGCGCAAAGGCGCCGACAACGCCCTGGTGGCCCAACCCGGGGAACCCGGATGCCCCTATGCCATCGGCAACCGTCATGGCGGGCATAAGGCGGTGGATCCGGATTTGGGGACCCTCGCCCAATGCCGGGCCTTCTTCCAAACCGCCCAGGACATGGGATTCACCCTCGCCCTCGACTTCGCGCTCAATTGCTCGCCAGACCATCCTTACGTGAAGAACCATCCCGATTGGTTCTACCGCGAAAAGGACGGCACCATCAAATGCGCCGAGAATCCTCCCAAGAAATACGAGGACGTCTACCCGCTCAATTTCTTCTGCCCGGATCGCAAGAATCTGTGGAAGGAGATCAAGTCCATCGTGGAGTTTTGGATGGACATGGGCGTGACCATCTTCCGCGTGGATAATCCGCATACCAAGCCCTTCGTGTTCTGGGATTGGATGATCCGGGAGATCAAAGCCGAGAATCCGGAGATCATCTTCCTGGCCGAGGCCTTCACCCGCCCGAAGATCATGAAACATCTGGCCAAGATCGGCTTCGACCTGTCGTACACCTATTTCACCTGGCGGACCAACGCCCAGGAGCTTCGGGAATACCTGGAAGAGTTGACCCAGTCTTCCGCAAAGAATTTCATGAAGCCCATCTTCTTCCCCACCACCCCGGATATCCTGCCCTGGCATCTGCAGAACGCGACGCCGGCCATGTTCAAGATCCGTTTCGCCCTGGCTTGCACCCTGGTCGGGGCCTACGGCATGTACAACGGTTATGAGATATGCGAAAGCGCGCCCGTGCCTGGCAAGGAGGAGTTCCTCCATTCGGAGAAGTACCAGTACAAGGCCTGGGATTGGGATCGCCCGGGGAACATCAAGGGCTTCATCAAGCGCTTGAACGAGATCCGCCAGGACAACCGCGCCCTCCATCGCCTGAAGAACCTTCGCTTCCACGACTCCAACAATCCCAGCATCCTGGCCTACTCCAAGACCGAAGGGGAAAACATCATCCTTTGCGTGGTGAACCTGGATCCGCATAACCGCCAAGCGGCGACCCTGAACCTGGACCTGGGCAGCATGGGACTGGCCAACGAGAACATTTACGGCGTATACGATCTGCTCACCCATGAGAGCTACGTGTGGTCGGGGCGGTACAATTACGTCGAGCTCTCGCCGCAGAAGGAAGTCCTGCACCTTCTCAAGATTGAGAAATTTTGA
- a CDS encoding RluA family pseudouridine synthase translates to MNFIAGTAWTCGSDEAGSRLDAFIAARAEGVSRSRVQKWIVQGCFLRNGKPARKSDVLDVGDAIDVVRAPEEDLSSTLVPEEIPFPIVYEDADLLVVDKPKGMVTHPGHGIHSGTLANALAHRYANLSDVNGPLRPGILHRLDKDTSGLLVVAKHNAAHLELARQLEARTIKRIYRAIAWREMAEASGIVDQPIARNPRDPLKMGIHPEGKRAVTHWRALGFYQFASHLELELETGRTHQIRVHLAHIQHPVVGDPTYGGRTSFLDRIQPIHHPFASKLLSFFVSQALHAHRLSFIHPSSGLPMEFISPIPAEMSEALAFLERFRHEP, encoded by the coding sequence ATGAACTTCATCGCCGGCACTGCCTGGACCTGCGGTTCCGACGAAGCGGGTTCGCGCTTGGACGCGTTCATAGCCGCCCGGGCGGAAGGCGTTTCCCGCAGCCGCGTGCAGAAATGGATCGTGCAGGGCTGCTTCCTGCGCAACGGCAAGCCCGCGCGCAAGAGCGACGTCTTGGACGTGGGCGATGCCATCGACGTGGTCCGCGCTCCCGAAGAAGATCTTTCTTCCACCCTCGTGCCCGAAGAAATCCCTTTCCCCATCGTCTATGAGGACGCCGATTTGCTGGTGGTGGATAAGCCCAAGGGGATGGTGACCCATCCGGGGCACGGCATCCATTCGGGAACGCTCGCTAACGCGTTGGCCCATCGCTACGCCAACCTTTCGGACGTGAACGGGCCCTTGCGGCCGGGCATCCTGCACCGACTGGACAAGGACACATCGGGCCTTTTGGTGGTGGCCAAGCATAACGCGGCCCATCTCGAATTGGCGCGGCAGTTGGAGGCGCGGACCATCAAGCGCATCTACCGGGCCATCGCCTGGCGGGAAATGGCGGAAGCCTCCGGCATCGTCGACCAGCCCATCGCCCGTAATCCGCGCGACCCGCTCAAGATGGGGATCCACCCGGAGGGCAAGCGAGCGGTGACGCATTGGCGCGCCTTGGGCTTCTACCAATTCGCGTCCCACCTGGAACTAGAACTGGAAACCGGCCGCACCCACCAGATCCGCGTGCATCTGGCGCATATCCAGCATCCCGTGGTGGGCGATCCGACCTATGGCGGCCGCACTTCATTCTTGGATCGAATCCAACCCATCCACCATCCTTTCGCCTCCAAGCTGCTTTCCTTCTTCGTCTCCCAGGCCTTGCATGCGCATCGGCTGTCTTTCATCCACCCTTCCAGCGGCCTGCCCATGGAATTCATCAGCCCCATCCCCGCCGAGATGTCCGAAGCCTTGGCGTTCCTGGAACGCTTCCGCCACGAACCCTAA
- a CDS encoding class I SAM-dependent methyltransferase → MPKKKRLHGIDFEKLFLKGRTSYDTAIGDWWDQQSCDGPHRKAYADVADYGFERMRAARIKPDLLVDYACGSGHFLAALARRFPESRIVALDGSPKMLSLAGERLARAGQEADRVDKRRAFEARGPRIRLVETSLPNFSLPAGKASAVFFVFPNLTPAPDDQEYYDRHGYKNRPDGKVCTVLARLREMDPEDEVNTVKPKELYEGLMTDRVVSRNLRGLLRKGGTLFKVDYANAPREELSPLTHMRSLFVEGALEEPVKEMRSEAFFRYAGNRFRRSQVILDVYHQTQDPTDRTGGYFISDFRAI, encoded by the coding sequence ATGCCCAAGAAAAAGCGCCTGCACGGCATCGACTTCGAGAAGCTTTTCCTGAAAGGACGCACCTCCTACGACACCGCCATCGGGGATTGGTGGGATCAGCAATCCTGCGACGGGCCGCACCGGAAAGCCTACGCCGACGTGGCCGACTACGGATTCGAGCGCATGCGGGCCGCCCGTATAAAACCAGATTTATTGGTCGATTACGCATGCGGCAGCGGCCATTTCCTGGCCGCCTTGGCGCGCCGGTTCCCCGAGTCGCGCATCGTAGCCCTCGACGGTTCCCCGAAGATGCTTTCGCTCGCAGGCGAGCGCCTGGCCCGGGCCGGCCAGGAAGCCGACCGGGTCGATAAGCGCCGCGCCTTCGAGGCCCGCGGCCCGCGCATCCGATTGGTGGAAACTTCGCTTCCCAACTTTTCGCTCCCCGCGGGCAAAGCCTCCGCCGTCTTCTTCGTCTTCCCCAACCTCACTCCCGCTCCCGACGATCAAGAATACTACGATCGGCATGGATACAAGAACCGCCCCGACGGCAAGGTCTGCACGGTGTTGGCCCGCTTGCGCGAAATGGATCCCGAGGACGAGGTGAACACCGTCAAGCCGAAGGAACTGTACGAAGGCCTGATGACCGATCGCGTGGTGAGCCGCAATCTGCGGGGCCTGCTGCGCAAGGGCGGGACCCTATTCAAAGTGGACTACGCCAACGCGCCCCGCGAGGAATTGAGCCCGCTCACCCACATGCGCTCGCTCTTCGTGGAAGGGGCCCTGGAAGAACCCGTGAAAGAAATGCGCAGCGAAGCCTTCTTCCGTTACGCCGGAAACCGCTTCCGCAGATCGCAGGTGATCCTGGACGTGTACCACCAGACCCAGGATCCGACGGACCGGACCGGGGGATATTTCATTTCGGATTTCAGGGCGATTTGA
- the dnaA gene encoding chromosomal replication initiator protein DnaA, translating into MINSATSLHPWSACLTSLKGKLSDDAFNQWILPLKVFDLSEFQVSLAVPSQIDMDQLGKLYQGLIEHCFVEANGREVRVSLRRMPAVAPTPGYSSSFSGMPAIDLNPNYTFEEFVVGSNSQFAYSAAQAVAKDPGGTKFNPLLIYGGVGLGKTHLLQAIGNHVIAENPRKKVRYVTSEAFYREFVESIQHNRINELSTYYRNEVDVLLMDDVQFMSGKDRTQEEFFHIFNSLHQSRKQIVLTSDAPPGELKGLEDRLVSRFQWGLFVDIQQPDRETREAILRRKAIALNLDISDDIIAFLAEAIDSNIRILEGAIRQLLLQASIKHSDITMELAKEIVNRAGMNRPTKKITPEDITSVVANYFVVEVDKIIEQGRGTKEVAQARQVAMFLMKELTSASLKTIGQRFGGRDHSTVVHAIKTIEKAIEKDDQFKRSVDAIMSKLATTRS; encoded by the coding sequence ATGATCAATTCGGCAACCTCCCTTCATCCCTGGTCCGCATGCCTGACATCCCTGAAGGGAAAGCTTTCCGATGACGCCTTCAACCAGTGGATCCTACCGCTAAAGGTTTTCGACCTCAGCGAGTTCCAGGTGAGCCTGGCCGTCCCATCCCAAATAGACATGGATCAGTTGGGCAAGCTTTACCAGGGCTTGATCGAGCATTGCTTCGTGGAAGCCAACGGCCGCGAGGTGCGCGTGAGCCTGCGCCGCATGCCTGCCGTGGCGCCGACCCCCGGCTATTCGAGCTCATTCTCCGGCATGCCCGCCATCGACCTGAATCCGAATTACACCTTCGAGGAATTCGTGGTCGGCAGCAACTCCCAATTCGCCTATTCCGCCGCGCAGGCCGTGGCCAAGGATCCGGGCGGAACCAAGTTCAACCCCTTGCTTATCTACGGCGGGGTGGGGCTGGGGAAGACCCACCTCTTGCAGGCCATCGGCAATCACGTTATCGCCGAGAATCCCCGCAAGAAGGTCCGGTACGTGACCTCGGAAGCGTTCTACCGGGAGTTCGTCGAGTCCATCCAGCACAACCGCATCAACGAGCTTTCCACCTACTACCGGAACGAAGTGGACGTCCTCCTCATGGACGACGTGCAATTCATGAGCGGAAAGGATCGCACCCAGGAGGAGTTCTTCCACATCTTCAATTCCCTGCACCAGAGCCGCAAGCAGATCGTGCTGACCAGCGATGCGCCTCCGGGGGAATTGAAAGGGTTGGAGGATCGCCTGGTGAGCCGCTTCCAATGGGGATTGTTCGTCGATATCCAGCAGCCCGATCGCGAGACCCGCGAGGCCATCCTGCGGCGCAAGGCCATCGCCCTCAACCTGGACATCTCCGACGACATCATCGCCTTCCTGGCCGAAGCCATCGACTCCAACATCCGCATCCTGGAAGGCGCCATCCGCCAGCTCCTGCTGCAGGCCTCCATCAAGCATTCGGACATCACCATGGAGTTGGCCAAGGAGATCGTCAATCGCGCGGGCATGAACCGCCCGACCAAGAAGATCACTCCGGAGGATATCACCTCGGTGGTGGCAAACTATTTCGTGGTGGAAGTGGACAAGATCATCGAGCAGGGCCGCGGCACCAAGGAAGTGGCCCAGGCCCGCCAAGTGGCCATGTTCCTGATGAAGGAATTGACCTCCGCTTCCCTGAAAACCATCGGCCAGCGCTTCGGGGGCCGGGATCATAGCACCGTGGTCCACGCCATCAAGACCATCGAGAAGGCGATTGAAAAGGACGATCAATTCAAACGCAGCGTGGACGCCATCATGTCCAAGCTGGCGACGACGCGGTCTTAA
- the ptsP gene encoding phosphoenolpyruvate--protein phosphotransferase, protein MSDASTALEIIRSVAQTMQESTSTRPALDAVVKLISEKMGVDVCSIYLYQGAENRLHLAASQGLNRKPGEDIAMSPEEGLTGHVFSRGEIINIANPKDDKRNKYFPALGEDRLKNFLGIPIPPASKFGAGVMTLQSTDPEHFSPMVEDLAYTLAAQLGTLLENRSLRSASPIPGKGDPETPKEAPPFVRAQVAVGGIADGPVVVLKTHQIWDTILFAECLDAKAELEIMQKALEVAREESLWLKKRAGELFAELDARIFEAHELMLRDEHYIGLIESHIRENLAAPFAVKLATRELVKSMLDSGIPFVTSRAADLRDVGLRILNALGEVSTENRDPAAAAQDGNIVAAVELLPSDLIYLSTRRILGILCETGGLTSHAAILARSLGIPCFMGIPGLTGYIQNDTRVIMDGNSGILYIDPDVHVQREYARLLDDLGTRTLAVPDFASETKDGVAIHLSGNLSLISDMELMEQYGIEGVGLYRSEFFFMIRSSFPDEETQFGIYQRVLERCGKHGATFRLLDVGGDKPLKYFDWGKEENPSLGWRSIRMLLSRPDILKPHLRALLRTAQLGEFRLVIPMLSLITEFRALKEQIDLVLKELEAEAGHPLKRPPVGAMIEIPSAMMQIRDFAEEADFLSIGTNDLIQYLFAIDRGNERVASYYQPFHPALIQALMRISAAAHAAGKTVTVCGEMASDPQALPIFLALGITRLSIAPAAADSLRTAIRNLNVKDCKRLLGKIANLHTSEDVKAEIEAFLESVAAA, encoded by the coding sequence ATGTCCGACGCTTCCACAGCCTTGGAAATCATCCGTTCCGTGGCGCAGACCATGCAGGAATCGACTTCGACTCGTCCTGCCTTGGATGCGGTCGTCAAGCTCATCTCCGAGAAGATGGGCGTGGACGTTTGTTCCATCTACCTGTACCAGGGCGCGGAAAACCGCCTGCACTTGGCCGCCAGCCAAGGCCTGAACAGGAAGCCCGGCGAGGATATCGCCATGTCCCCCGAGGAAGGCCTCACCGGGCACGTCTTCAGCCGGGGCGAGATCATCAACATCGCCAATCCCAAAGACGATAAGCGCAACAAGTATTTCCCCGCCCTCGGCGAAGATCGCCTGAAGAACTTCCTGGGCATCCCCATTCCGCCCGCCTCCAAATTCGGGGCCGGCGTCATGACCTTGCAGTCCACCGATCCGGAGCACTTCTCCCCCATGGTCGAGGACTTGGCGTATACCTTGGCGGCCCAGCTCGGCACCCTGCTCGAGAATCGCAGCCTCCGTTCGGCATCGCCGATACCCGGTAAGGGCGATCCGGAGACGCCCAAGGAGGCCCCGCCTTTCGTGCGCGCCCAAGTGGCCGTAGGCGGGATCGCCGATGGGCCCGTGGTGGTGCTGAAGACCCACCAGATCTGGGATACCATCCTCTTCGCCGAATGCCTGGATGCCAAGGCCGAATTGGAGATCATGCAGAAGGCCCTGGAGGTCGCCCGCGAAGAAAGCCTATGGCTGAAGAAACGCGCGGGAGAACTCTTCGCCGAGCTGGACGCGCGCATCTTCGAGGCGCATGAGCTTATGCTGCGCGACGAGCATTATATCGGCTTAATCGAAAGCCACATCCGCGAGAACCTGGCGGCGCCGTTCGCGGTAAAGCTGGCCACGCGCGAACTGGTCAAGTCCATGCTCGATTCGGGCATCCCCTTCGTCACCAGCCGCGCCGCCGATCTGAGGGACGTCGGATTGCGCATCCTGAACGCCCTGGGCGAGGTCTCGACCGAGAACCGCGATCCGGCGGCGGCGGCGCAGGACGGCAACATCGTGGCCGCTGTGGAACTGTTGCCCTCCGATCTCATCTACCTGTCCACCCGCCGCATCCTCGGCATCCTATGCGAAACCGGCGGCCTGACCTCGCATGCGGCCATCCTGGCCCGCTCCCTCGGCATTCCTTGCTTCATGGGCATCCCGGGCCTCACCGGATATATCCAGAACGATACGCGCGTGATCATGGACGGGAACTCGGGGATCCTGTATATCGACCCGGACGTGCACGTGCAGCGCGAATACGCCCGCTTGCTGGACGACTTGGGCACGCGCACCCTGGCGGTTCCCGACTTCGCCTCGGAAACGAAAGACGGCGTAGCCATCCATCTCTCCGGGAACCTTTCATTGATTTCGGACATGGAGTTGATGGAGCAGTACGGCATCGAAGGCGTGGGCCTCTACCGTTCGGAATTCTTCTTCATGATCCGCAGTTCCTTTCCGGACGAGGAAACCCAATTCGGGATCTACCAGCGCGTACTGGAACGCTGCGGCAAGCACGGCGCGACTTTCCGCCTGCTGGACGTGGGCGGGGACAAGCCCCTGAAGTATTTCGATTGGGGCAAGGAAGAGAACCCCAGCCTGGGCTGGCGCTCCATTCGCATGCTGTTGTCCCGGCCCGATATTCTGAAGCCGCACCTGCGCGCCTTGCTGCGCACGGCGCAGTTGGGCGAGTTCCGCCTGGTCATCCCCATGCTCTCCCTCATTACCGAGTTCCGCGCCCTGAAGGAGCAGATCGATCTGGTGTTGAAGGAACTGGAAGCCGAAGCCGGCCACCCCCTGAAGCGTCCGCCGGTGGGGGCGATGATCGAGATCCCCTCGGCCATGATGCAGATCCGCGATTTCGCGGAAGAGGCGGATTTCCTGAGCATCGGCACCAACGATCTCATCCAGTACCTGTTCGCCATCGATCGCGGGAACGAGCGGGTGGCTTCTTATTACCAGCCCTTCCATCCCGCCTTGATCCAGGCGCTGATGCGCATCTCGGCGGCGGCCCATGCCGCCGGCAAAACCGTGACGGTTTGCGGCGAAATGGCCTCGGACCCGCAAGCCCTGCCCATCTTCCTGGCCCTCGGAATCACGCGCCTCTCCATCGCCCCGGCCGCAGCCGATTCCTTGCGCACGGCCATCCGTAACCTGAACGTTAAGGATTGCAAACGGCTCTTGGGGAAAATCGCCAACCTGCATACGTCCGAGGACGTCAAGGCGGAGATCGAGGCATTCCTGGAATCGGTGGCGGCCGCCTAG
- the glgA gene encoding glycogen synthase: MKITLLSNEYPPYVYGGAGVHVEYLSQALSALPGNAVEILCFGDQKTVTGPAYGGTQHGGTLSARGLKPDFALPAQNPQFAKLMDTLARDVMMAGAAVPSEIVHCHTWYTHFAGCILKNLFRIPLVLTTHSLEPHRPWKVEQLGNAYHVSTWLERTAYQNADGVVAVSESMRRDVRELYGVSDERIRVIPNGIDPEEYHPSPDPVLLGAYGIDPALPYVLFVGRITRQKGVLHLINAIKHLRPGTQVVLCAGAPDTPEIGEEMKKKVEAARKDSSHSIIWIPQMLPKREIISMYTHAAVFICPSVYEPFGIINLEAMACETPVVASQVGGIPEVVVPGETGLLVPFKARGSEDFEPVDAEKFSRDLAAAANSLLDDSGLRRSMAKKARRRVEDHFAWTQVARRTQQFYEELIRTHAR; encoded by the coding sequence ATGAAGATTACCCTCCTCAGCAACGAGTATCCTCCCTACGTTTACGGGGGCGCCGGCGTCCACGTCGAATACCTTTCCCAGGCGCTCTCCGCCTTGCCGGGGAATGCCGTCGAAATCCTTTGCTTCGGCGATCAGAAAACGGTGACGGGCCCGGCCTATGGCGGAACCCAGCATGGGGGCACGCTTTCGGCGCGTGGGCTCAAACCCGATTTCGCCCTTCCCGCGCAAAATCCGCAATTCGCCAAGCTGATGGACACCTTGGCCCGCGACGTCATGATGGCGGGCGCGGCAGTTCCGAGCGAGATCGTGCATTGCCATACCTGGTACACGCATTTCGCCGGCTGCATCCTGAAGAACCTGTTCCGCATCCCCTTGGTCCTGACCACGCATAGCCTGGAACCCCATCGCCCTTGGAAAGTGGAGCAATTGGGTAACGCGTATCACGTGTCCACCTGGCTGGAGCGGACCGCCTACCAGAATGCCGACGGCGTGGTGGCGGTTTCGGAGTCCATGCGCCGGGACGTGCGCGAGCTTTACGGCGTGTCGGACGAACGCATCCGGGTGATCCCGAACGGGATCGATCCCGAGGAATACCATCCCAGCCCGGATCCGGTCCTGCTAGGCGCCTACGGAATCGATCCGGCCCTGCCCTACGTCCTCTTCGTCGGGCGCATCACGCGGCAAAAAGGCGTGCTCCACCTCATCAACGCCATCAAGCATCTGCGCCCGGGCACCCAGGTGGTCCTCTGCGCCGGCGCGCCGGACACCCCCGAAATCGGCGAAGAGATGAAGAAGAAGGTGGAGGCGGCCCGCAAGGATTCCTCGCACTCCATCATCTGGATCCCCCAGATGCTTCCCAAGCGGGAAATCATCTCCATGTACACCCACGCCGCGGTGTTCATCTGCCCTTCGGTCTATGAGCCCTTCGGCATCATCAATCTCGAAGCCATGGCTTGCGAAACCCCGGTGGTGGCCTCCCAGGTGGGCGGGATTCCCGAAGTGGTGGTTCCCGGCGAGACCGGGCTACTGGTCCCTTTCAAGGCGCGCGGCAGCGAGGATTTCGAACCGGTCGATGCGGAGAAATTCTCCCGGGATCTGGCGGCCGCCGCCAATTCCCTTCTCGACGATTCCGGCCTGCGCCGGTCCATGGCCAAGAAAGCGCGCAGGCGCGTCGAGGATCATTTCGCCTGGACCCAGGTGGCCAGGCGCACGCAACAATTTTACGAGGAGCTGATTCGCACCCATGCCCGTTAA